The Denticeps clupeoides chromosome 1, fDenClu1.1, whole genome shotgun sequence genome segment CTCGGGATGTGGTttacaaacgcacacacacacacacacacactcaaacacacactcaaacacacacatacacacactcaaacacacacacatacatacacacacacactcaaacacacacatatacatacgcacgcacacacacacacacacacatacacacacacactcaaacacatacacacacacactcaaacacacacacatacatacacacacacacacacacactcaaacacacacatacacacactcaaacacacacacatacatacacacacacactcaaacacacacatatacatacgcacgcacacacacacaccaacatccacacacacactgcaaacaaccacacacaggtacacaccacacacacagacacacacacactacacacactacacactacacacacactcaaacacacacacactacacacacacacaaacacaccacacacacacacacacacacacacacacactcaaacaccacacacatacacacacacacacacacactcaaacacacacacacacacacacactcaaacacatacgcacacacacacacactcaaacacacacacatacacacacacacactcaaacacacacacatacgcacacacacacacacacacacacactcaaacacacacacacatatgcacacacacacacacacacacacactcaaacacacacacatacgcacacacacacatacacacgcacgcacacacacacatatacgcacacacacacacacacacacacactgaaacacacacacacacacacactcaaacacatacgcacacacacacatacacacacacatacacacacacaacgcacacacacacatgcacacacacactcaaacacacatacatacgcacacacacgcacgcacacacacacatatacacacacacacatacgcacacacacacacacattgcacactaACCACACCAGGGACTTTTTAAGACTTATTAactgtttattgtgtttttcaCGAGAACAAATGTGGCTGTAAGTGGTATCTGTTGGCATCATTATATTTGATTATTGCGCCGCGGGTCATGAATTAGCTGTTGTTGGTGTGATGTGTGGACCACATCATTCCAGGAGCTGTAGGGACCCGCAGACCCCGAGGGCGAAGCAGCACCGAGTCGTAAACAGGGTTGTTATTACTCAGGTACGGTGTGatgaactttattaatcccggtGTGGggaattattattgtattattgatCCTTAATACATGGAAGTATTATAGCACAGCGGTGACACGGGAAACGAACGTGACCATGTCATGGTGGAACGAATTATGATGAACCAGGCTGTGGGGCATCTGCTGACCACTCCCCTGCGATGGACCGTACCCACGTCTGATGTTTTCCTCACCACTCCACATTCCCCACCTCGCAGGAATGCGTCTGCGGGGAACTACAGTACCCACAATGCCCCAGGCCTGCGCTACCAGGATTAATCATGGCTAGTTTGGTAATTTGGAGAACCTAACCCAAACACAGGGTGGCGTTGTGCAATCCTCAACtggcctgtgattggctggaggtTATAAAGCGGGACATTAATATCTCGTGTGTGTGAACGTagacacacacttgcacacacactcacaggacGCAGCaacaggtgagtgtgtctcCACATTCATTTCTGCTCCAGTTGTGTTGACCGTTGTATGTGTGAGAATTGTCCTGGTGTCTCTGGTTGTGGATTCTGATGTGCACTGTGACATGGCGCGTTTTACGGCCAGTAACAACGATGATGTTTCAGGTTTCATCATGATGCCGTGCGTGTTCCTCATCCTTCTCCTTCCACCTGTTCTCTCTGTGCCGGTGAGTGTTTCTTTACTCCATGATGCTGATGAGATCTTCTTACTCAGATGGAACTACATTTTTCAGGTGCCGCAGTATAAAATAGACAGCAACAGCAATAGCATggaggtgagacacacacacacacacacacacacacactacatattacTGTATTATAATGATTACCGTAAACACTCATAACTCCTTTATTCTCTATATCTCAGTCCATCCCTCGCCCTCCAGTCATTCCAATAGTCCCTCGACCTCCAGTGTCCAATCCAATCGCACCGCGGGCGGGTCCACGGATCCCGCCTCTCAGCCCTCTTAAACCACCCACTACAACGCGGCAGATGCCCATCCGGAGCGCCTCTCCCGTCCCCGGTGCCGCAAACGCAGGTTTACTCCAGGCACCCGACAAGGTCACTCTCTCCACAGCCACAGGGCTGCCTCAGCAGTCCAGTCCCCCCCAGGTCCATTCCGTCAACTTTGTCCTCAACTTGCCGTCTGGCATGTCTGTGCCACTGAGCACGATGCCCGTTTCCCCGGGATCCGCCGTACGGCCAGTCATGGGAACTCCTCTCGCCCCCGGCGCTGTGGCCCCGGGCACAACCAACATGACCACGCCTGTTACTCTCGCCATCATGTGCCCAGAATTTCCTGCGGGGTCCTCGGCGTCCTCGTTCATGCCGGGCACAATGTCAACGGCTAATCCCGGCTACCTGGTCCCGGGATATCCATTAGCACCTGGCAGGACCTGGCCTGTAAATCCTGGCATCATGGTCCCAGGTTCAGGCTACGGGTACCCCCTAGCACCCCCTAGCATGGCCTCGCCCTTTTATCCCAACTTTGCAGCTCCTGGGTCCCCACTAGCGCCTGGCGCGAACCCCTTTTATCCGCAGGGGTACCCAATGATACCCGGCATGAACACACCCGTTAACCCTAACATCGCCACACAGGGGCCCCCGCTATCTCCTGGCATGACCTCACCTATTAATCCTAACATTGCTGCACAGGGGTCCCCACTAACTCCAGGGATGACCTCGCCCTTCTTTGTACCACCAGCCTATCCCCAGACATCTGGCATGACATCCCCCGGGAATCCTGGGTACCTTTTTCCCGGCTCGTCCCGGACCCCCTCCTTGTCTGCCCCCTTTAACCCCATGTTTGTTGCTCCTGGGTCCCCCATGACCTCGCCAAGTAATCCCGTCCCATCACCGGACACGAGTCTGCCTCTCATCCCACCCTTTGTAGTTCCGGCCCTGCCACAGCAGTCTGGCATGAACCCGCTGTTCCCCCCTTTCCCGCCGGTGAGCAACCCTGGACCTGCCTTTCCCAGCTCTCCACAACGTCCTGGCCTCCAGGTACCTAACGCAACTCGTGTCCTTCTAACGGCAATATCGCTCATTTCGTGCTTTTAGtaagttgactttttttattttgtttttttttaggaaaattCCAGATTTCCACCTATTTTTGCACAGGTAAACATGATGACcaagagtctctctctctctctctctctctctctctcacacacacacacacacacacacatcaaggcGTTGAGATACAGAACTGGAACCTGCATGGCTGAGAAGGAACGTTCTGACCATGCTGGTCCTGCACAATGTCGCTTTCACTCTGTTAAACCAACCACAGCGTCATGGAAATACCATGTTATTggttgtgtagttgttttggcagcctgtcttaattttagttttagtcgagtctttgcgtcaagctgccatttttgttattattagtcttagtcacgtccagactcaatTTAGtcagtttcagtcgactaagcATTTTAGTCTCGTTTTAGTCAGAGAAATCCATTActgtttgaagtgaaagtgattgtcattgtgacacactgcagcacagcacatggtggcacaacaaaatgtgtcctctgcttttagagcagtgggcagcagtgctttgctcagtggcaccttggcggtttgggactcgaaccggcaacattctgattacgggtctgtttccttactcactaggccaaccactgccccattagattattattattaccttatGTACTCAAGAATAAACTACATGCATTCCAGACTCAGAAGACGGGCTGATTTGTTCCATGCTTTTcaacacacattctgtttttttcccactttatTGTAAAGAAGATTGTACATcgcttcatcattttctcccagccaccTGCTAAACCATCTCAACTATCCTGAAATTGAATTAACACTGAGATTATATCATCTGTTCGACTGAATGGgaaatacaggaaacagaaactgcTGTATAATAATGCgtttaaacaaaagaaaataatgtattgaaataataacTTTGTGGTTGTTACATTGTATGCTGGTGTTGTTTAGTGCTTTGTGGTTGTTACATtgtatgttggtgttgtttAGTGCTTTGTGGTTGATACATTATATGTTGGTTTTGTTTAGTGCTTTGTGGTTGTTACATtgtatgttggtgttgtttAGTGCTTTGTGGTTGTTACATtgtatgttggtgttgtttagtgttttgtggttgttacattgtatgttggtgttgtttAGTGCTTTGTGGTTGATACATTATATGTTGGTTTTGTTTAGTGCTTTGTGGTTGTTACATtgtatgttggtgttgtttAGTGCTTTGTGGTTGTTACATtgtatgttggtgttgtttAGTGCTTTGTGGTTGTTACATtgtatgttggtgttgtttagtgttttgtggttgttacattgtatgttggtgttgtttAGTGCTTTTTGGTTGTTACATtgtatgttggtgttgtttAGTGTTTTGTGGTTGTTACATTATATGCTGCTGTTGTTTAGTGTTTTGTGGTTGTTACATTATATGCTGGTGTTGTTTAGTGTTTTGTGGTTGTTACATTATATGCTGGTGTTGTTTAGTGTTTTGTGGTTGTTACATTATATGCTGGTGTTGTTTAGTGCTTTGTGGTTGATACATTGTATGTTGGTTTTGTTTAGTGCTTTGTGGTTGTTACATtgtatgttggtgttgtttagtgttttgtggttgttacattgtatgttggtgttgtttAGTGCTTTGTGGTTGTTACATtgtatgttggtgttgtttagtgttttgtggttgttacattgtatgttggtgttgtttAGTGCTTTGTGGTTGTTACATtgtatgttggtgttgtttAGTGCTTTGTGGTTGTTACATtgtatgttggtgttgtttAGTGCTTTGTGGTTGTTACATtgtatgttggtgttgtttagtgttttgtggttgttacattgtatgttggtgttgtttAGTGCTTTGTGGTTGATACATTATATGTTGGTTTTGTTTAGTGCTTTGTGGTTGTTACATtgtatgttggtgttgtttAGTGCTTTGTGGTTGTTACATtgtatgttggtgttgtttAGTGTTTTGTGGT includes the following:
- the LOC114790343 gene encoding proline-rich protein 36-like isoform X1, translated to MMPCVFLILLLPPVLSVPVPQYKIDSNSNSMESIPRPPVIPIVPRPPVSNPIAPRAGPRIPPLSPLKPPTTTRQMPIRSASPVPGAANAGLLQAPDKVTLSTATGLPQQSSPPQVHSVNFVLNLPSGMSVPLSTMPVSPGSAVRPVMGTPLAPGAVAPGTTNMTTPVTLAIMCPEFPAGSSASSFMPGTMSTANPGYLVPGYPLAPGRTWPVNPGIMVPGSGYGYPLAPPSMASPFYPNFAAPGSPLAPGANPFYPQGYPMIPGMNTPVNPNIATQGPPLSPGMTSPINPNIAAQGSPLTPGMTSPFFVPPAYPQTSGMTSPGNPGYLFPGSSRTPSLSAPFNPMFVAPGSPMTSPSNPVPSPDTSLPLIPPFVVPALPQQSGMNPLFPPFPPVSNPGPAFPSSPQRPGLQENSRFPPIFAQQDEFKGQPVVEAKTADAFSPLEDDNVLVY
- the LOC114790343 gene encoding proline-rich protein 36-like isoform X2; its protein translation is MMPCVFLILLLPPVLSVPVPQYKIDSNSNSMESIPRPPVIPIVPRPPVSNPIAPRAGPRIPPLSPLKPPTTTRQMPIRSASPVPGAANAGLLQAPDKVTLSTATGLPQQSSPPQVHSVNFVLNLPSGMSVPLSTMPVSPGSAVRPVMGTPLAPGAVAPGTTNMTTPVTLAIMCPEFPAGSSASSFMPGTMSTANPGYLVPGYPLAPGRTWPVNPGIMVPGSGYGYPLAPPSMASPFYPNFAAPGSPLAPGANPFYPQGYPMIPGMNTPVNPNIATQGPPLSPGMTSPINPNIAAQGSPLTPGMTSPFFVPPAYPQTSGMTSPGNPGYLFPGSSRTPSLSAPFNPMFVAPGSPMTSPSNPVPSPDTSLPLIPPFVVPALPQQSGMNPLFPPFPPVSNPGPAFPSSPQRPGLQENSRFPPIFAQDEFKGQPVVEAKTADAFSPLEDDNVLVY
- the LOC114790374 gene encoding uncharacterized protein LOC114790374; protein product: MLVLFSALWLLHCMLVLFSVLWLLHCMLVLFSALWLIHYMLVLFSALWLLHCMLVLFSALWLLHCMLVLFSALWLLHCMLVLFSVLWLLHCMLVLFSAFWLLHCMLVLFSVLWLLHYMLLLFSVLWLLHYMLVLFSVLWLLHYMLVLFSVLWLLHYMLVLFSALWLIHCMLVLFSALWLLHCMLVLFSVLWLLHCMLVLFSALWLLHCMLVLFSVLWLLHCMLVLFSALWLLHCMLVLFSALWLLHCMLVLFSALWLLHCMLVLFSVLWLLHCMLVLFSALWLIHYMLVLFSALWLLHCMLVLFSALWLLHCMLVLFSVLWLLHCMLIVFCTFWL